Within Brachyhypopomus gauderio isolate BG-103 unplaced genomic scaffold, BGAUD_0.2 sc628, whole genome shotgun sequence, the genomic segment CCCCTTCCGCTCCTCAGGATCGCGCCTCCGGCAGGAGGACTCCCCCCCGCGGATCGTGGAGCACCCGTCGGACCTGATCGTGTCGAAGGGTGAACCCGCCACGCTGAACTGCAAGGCGGAGGGCCGGCCGGCCCCCACGGTGGAGTGGTACAAGGACGGGGAGCGTGTGGAGACGGACCGGGACAACCCGCGCTCGCACCGTATGCTGCTACCCAGCGGCTCCCTCTTCTTCCTGCGCATCGTCCACGGCCGCCGCAGCAAGCCCGACGACGGCAGCTACGTGTGCGTGGCCAGGAACTACCTGGGCGAGGCCGTCAGTCACAACGCCTCTCTGGAGGTGGCCAGTAAGTGTGACTCTCTGGTTTGAGTTTGTGGTTTGCTCCTATCTGGgtctttttctgaggttctcACGTGGTGATTAATAATCAGTCACACCTGTTGCTAGAAGCACTGGCAGCATGACTAGTTTGATTTACATTTAGCAGGCACCCTTGTTCAGAGTGACTTACAATAGTGCTTTGTTGTCTCTGTGGAAGAACGCATTATGCTAGTGCATTAGGTCAAAGT encodes:
- the LOC143507128 gene encoding roundabout homolog 2-like is translated as MMSHSMGFYIFLGLLQVCAGSRLRQEDSPPRIVEHPSDLIVSKGEPATLNCKAEGRPAPTVEWYKDGERVETDRDNPRSHRMLLPSGSLFFLRIVHGRRSKPDDGSYVCVARNYLGEAVSHNASLEVASKCDSLV